Proteins encoded together in one Ipomoea triloba cultivar NCNSP0323 chromosome 4, ASM357664v1 window:
- the LOC116016056 gene encoding uncharacterized protein LOC116016056, translating to MTSTPPPRQPRHSGGDQHFIHGDKTASRRRSQSFSSSSHSLSSNSSSFASSLSFHGDHHTPRSPLQFMGVPFSWEKIPGIPKQLYASNKISDERSLLPLPPPAGKQSFRDEFSPRKSAGAGGGSFREDPFFAALVECSKEERHKSSSKIVTKSLSDRFGFMGLYAAASCKTTCGVSESIVHLPRSRDYDLLSRRSRR from the coding sequence ATGACTTCTACGCCACCGCCACGGCAGCCGCGCCATAGCGGCGGCGACCAACATTTTATTCACGGCGACAAGACGGCGTCTCGCCGCCGGAGCCAATCGTTCTCCTCCTCCTCACACTCACTCTCTTCAAACTCATCATCATTCGCATCATCACTCTCCTTCCACGGCGATCATCACACCCCAAGGTCACCCCTACAATTCATGGGCGTCCCTTTCTCCTGGGAAAAGATCCCCGGCATTCCCAAGCAATTATACGCCTCCAACAAAATCAGCGACGAGCGCTCCCTTCTCCCGTTGCCTCCTCCCGCCGGGAAACAGAGCTTTCGCGACGAATTCTCCCCCAGAAAatccgccggcgccggcggtgGAAGCTTCCGGGAGGACCCGTTCTTCGCGGCCCTGGTGGAGTGCTCCAAGGAGGAGCGTCACAAGAGCTCCTCCAAGATCGTCACGAAAAGTTTGAGCGATCGTTTCGGATTCATGGGCTTGTACGCTGCGGCTTCTTGTAAAACCACTTGCGGCGTCTCGGAATCCATTGTTCATCTTCCGAGATCAAGAGATTACGATCTTCTCAGCCGTAGATCGCGGCGGTGA